CGCCGCAAAGGCTATATCCAGAAGGCCGCCGTCGGAGGTCACAAGGTCTATATCCACACCGGCGAATATGACGATGGGGAGCTGGGCGAGGTCTTCATCGATATGCACAAGGAGGGCGCTGCCTTCCGATCGGTGATGAACAATTTCGCCATCGCCATCTCGATCGGCCTGCAATACGGCGTGCCGCTGGACGAGTTCGTGGACGCCTTCGTCTTCACCCGCTTCGAGCCGGCGGGACGGGTGACGGGCAATGACTCGATCGGCTCGGCGACCTCGATCCTGGACTATATCTTCCGCGAGCTGGGGGTGTCGTATCTGGGCCGGCAAGAACTGGCGAACGCCGATGCCGAACCGCTGGACGCAGACGGCCTGGGCGCAGGCAAGGCCGACGAACTGGTGCCCGCCGCCCGCTTCATGTCCAAGGGATTTGCGCGCGGGGCCGCGCCCGACAATCTGGTCGTCCTGCCCTTTGCGCGCCGTGCCGACGAGACATCGCGGCCCGACGTTGCCCATCAGGCCGCCGCCTGTCCGGCCTGCGGCGACTTCACCCTGCAACAGCGCGGTGCCGGCTGGGTCTGTGACAGTTGCGGCGTGTCGCCGTCGATGCAGGGCTGAGGCGCTCAGCAGGTTATAAAGACATCGTCTTTAGGCTGGTCCCGCAATTGCAGCGCTGGCTCGGCCAGCCCCGGAGCCTGTTCACCATGAGACATCTGATTCTTGCCGTCGCCGTCCTGGCCCTGGCCACGCCCGCCATGGCTCAGAACGCCGGTCAGATCGCGCGGGTCCAGAGGGGCCAGAGCTGTGCCGGATGCAATCTGTTCCAGGGCGACTTCGGCGGTCTGGAGGCACGGGGGATCAATCTGAGCCGGGCGCGCCTGCGTCAGGCGGACCTGAGCCTCAGCGTGCTGAACCGCGTCAGTTTTCGCGGGGCCGACCTGCGCGACGTCGAGGCGTTCGGCGGCGTCTTCTCGCGTTCGGACTTCTCGGGGGCGGACCTGACCAACGCCGGTTTCGTCGGTGCCTATCTGGACGGAGCCGACTTTGCCGGGGCCCGTCTGAACGGCACCAATCTATCGGGCGCGCGACTGACCGGAGCTCAGGGACTGACCCAGCGCCAACTGGACAGCGCCTGCGGAGACGAGGCCACGATCCTGCCCGGCCGTCTCCATGTTCGGGCCTGCTGAGCGCCCCGTTGGTTACGTCGATTTAAGTAGGGTTCAGGCGGGTTTGGCATCATGAGTGGGTCGTGAAAAAGAGTGTCCCGCCTATGTCTAGTTCGTTGACCCGCGTTGCCCTCGCCCTGATCGCCGGTCTTGGCGTCGGCGTGGGGACGGCCGCCGCGAACACGGGGGAGCCGGCTCAGGTCCAGTTCCAGGATCGGGACGTCGCGCGGATGGTGTCGCTGGGCGGATCCTGCCACCGATGTGAACTGTCGGGGCGGGACCTGTCAGGCGCCTCCTTCACCGCCGCCGCCTTTATCGGCGCGACCTTGGTAGGGGCCAATCTGCGCGGCGCCGAACTGGTCGGAGCGAACTTTGCCGGTGCCGATTTCACCCGCGCCGACCTGAGCGGGGCCGAAATGGTCGGGGCCAATTTCACGGGCGCAAACTTCAGCGGGGCAAACCTGAGCGGCGCCGAGATCGTCGGGGCCAATCTGATCCGCGTCGACATGGGCAATGCCAATCTGAGCGGAGCCGAGCTGAGCGGTGCCAATCTGAACGGGGCCGTGCTGACCCGCGCCAATATGCGCGATACCGAGATTTTCGGGGCGACCTTGGCGAATGTCAGCGCGCGCGGGTCGGACTTTTCGGGGGCCGAGGTCAGCGCCTCCAATCTGTCGAATGGAGACTTCCGGAGCGTTCGGTTCCGCGATGCCAGCCTGGACAGCGCCCGATTGACGGGCGGGCAGTTCGACGGGGCCGATTTCTCCGGTGCCTCGATGAACCGGACCGACGTTCGCGGCGTCGACCTTTCGACTGTGCGCGGACTGACCCAGGAACAGGTCGGCCGCGCCTGCGGCGACGCAAACACCCGCCTGCCGCGCGGCCTGACCGTTCGCTCGTGCCGGGGTGTGATGACTGCGCCGCCTGCACCGCCCCGTCCGCCGGCCCCGCCTCGGCCGCGGAGCTATGCGACCAACAACTGAGGGTATCGGATTGCTGTCATTCCGGGGCTTGGCATCGCCAAGAACCCGGAACCCAGGCGTTTCATCATAGACCTCTAACCCGGTCGAACGCCTGAGACGTCGTCCTGGATTCCGGGTTCACTCTGCGAGTGCCCCGGAATGACGGCCGAACAACTCGCTACTTCAGCGGAGCGGCACTGCGGATGTGCAGTTCCTTGTACTGACGATCCTGCACCTCGGCCGGGGCGCTCATCAACAGGTCCTGGCCCTGCTGGTTCAGCGGGAAGGCGATGACCTCGCGGATCGCGACCTGATTGGCCAACAGCATGACGATGCGATCGATGCCGGGGGCCAGACCACCGTGCGGCGGCGCGCCATAGCGGAAGGCGTTCAGCATGCCGCCGAACTGTTCTTCCACCACACTGCCATCGTAACCGGCGATCTCGAACGCCTTCAGCATGATGTCGGCCTTGTGGTTCCGGATCGCGCCGGAGCACAGTTCGTAGCCGTTGCAGACGATGTCGTACTGATAGGCGAGGATATCCAGCGGATCCTTGGTCGTCAGGGCCTCCATCTCGCCCTGGGGCATGGAGAAGGGGTTGTGGCTGAAGTCGACCTTCTTCTCTTCCTCTGACCATTCGAACATCGGGAAGTCGACGATCCAGCAGAAGCGGAATTCGTCGTCCGAGATCAGGTTCAGATCCTGGCCCAGCTTGGTCCGGGCCGAACCGGCGAACTTGTGGAACACGGCCGGATCGCCGGCGACGAAGAAGGCCGCGTCGCCCTGGCCCATGCCCAGCGCCTTCATCATGCCATCCGTCGCCTCACCCAGGTTCTTGGCAATCGGGCCACCCCAGGCGTTGTTGTCTTCCGACCAGAAGATATAGCCAAGACCCGGCTGGCCTTCGCCCTGCGCCCAGGAGTTCATGCGGTCACAGAAGGCGCGCGAGCCGCCCTTGGGAGCGGGAATACCCCAGACGGCGTTCATCGCATCGGCCGCCAGGATCTTGTTGAACAGGCCAAAGCCGCCATCGCGGAAATGCTCGGACACGTCCTGCATCTCGATCGGGTTGCGCAGGTCGGGCTTGTCCGACCCGTATTTGGCAATCGCCTCGCGATAGGGAATCCGAACGAACGGATACGGATCGACCCGCTTGCCGTCGGCAAACTCTTCGAACACGCCATGCATCACCGGCTCGATCGCGGCGAACACATCCTCTTGCGTGACAAAGCTCATCTCGACGTCGAGCTGGTAGAACTCCAGCGAACGGTCGGCGCGCAGGTCCTCGTCGCGGAAGCAGGGGGCGATCTGGAAGTAACGATCAAAGCCCGACACCATCAGCAGTTGCTTGAACTGCTGAGGGGCCTGGGGCAGCGCATAGAATTTGCCCGGATGCAGGCGGCTGGGCACCAGGAAGTCGCGCGCGCCCTCGGGGCTGGAGGCGGTCAGGATCGGGGTCTGGTATTCCAGGAAGCCCTGATCGACCATCCGGCGGCGGATCGAGGAAATCACCTTGGACCGCAGCACGATGTTCTTGTGCAGGGTCTCGCGGCGAAGATCGAGATAGCGGTGCTTCAGCCGGATTTCCTCGGGGTATTCCGGCTCTCCGAACACGGGCAGCGGCAGTTCGGCTGCCTCGGACAGGACCTCGACGGCCACGACCTTCAGCTCGATCTCGCCGGTGGGCAGATTGGGGTTCACCACCGAGGCGTCACGCGCCACGACCTGCCCGTCCACGCGGATCACGCTTTCGGCGCGCAGGCGCTCGACCGCCTCGAAGCCCGGCGTCTCGGGATGCAGGACCAGTTGGGTCAGGCCGTAGTGGTCGCGCAGGTCGATGAACAGCAGGCCGCCGTGGTCCCGCTTTCTATGCACCCAGCCCGACAGCCGGACATCGGACCCGGCGTCCTGGATACGAAGGGCGCCGCAGGTGTGGGAGCGATAGGCGTGCATGAGGAATTTCGTCTTGGATCGGGGCGCGATGCGCCGAATTCGGGAGGCCGGAAGGGCGCATCAAGAGGCCCGAAAGTCAAGGTTTGCGTGCAGTTCCGCCTGAGCGCACGCTCGATCTCGACACACGATCAAACCGGGGGCGGACGCGTCGGATCGGTGGCCATGGGCGGCGAGGCACCACGGTCTGGCGCGCTGAGGTTGTCTGCTGTCGGCGAAGAGCGCGTGGGCTCACCAGATTGACCGCAAGGTCGCATCAGCCGGGCCATCGCGACACGACCTGTCGTCAGTACGATCATGGGCCACCTCCGATAATGCGAACCATTTGCAGATTTGCGCGAGCGACGGTCGCGTGGCAAGCCCCTTCAGGGTGGTGCTCTCAATCGGACGATCAGACATGCGTGAAGACGGAAAGCTGGACTATCTGGAGATGCCGGGCGGAGACCTGGTTGCGACCAAGGCCTTCTATGCCGAGGCGTTCGGCTGGTCGTTTCAGGACTATGGACCAACCTATGCCGCTTTCGACCAAGGCCTGGACGGCGGGTTCGATGCCGATGCGGCCGAAGCGGCAAAGGCCCCCCTGCCCGTCCTCTATGCCCATGATCTGGAAGCCATGGCGGACAAGGTGACCGCTGCGGGCGGCGCGCTGACCCGGGCGATCTACGCCTTTCCCGGCGGACGGAGGTTCCACTTCCGCGATCCGGCCGGAAACGAACTGGCCGTCTGGTCGGAGTCCTGAGCGCGACCGCCAAAAGCTGCGGCGACTGCGGCCTGTGCTGCAAGCTGATGGGCGTGACCGCCCTGGCCAAGCCGGCCGGGAAGTGGTGCACCCATTTCAGCCGCAGCAGGGGTTGCGGAATCTATGCCGCTCGTCCCGACGACTGCCGGGTCTTCAACTGCCTGTGGCTGTTGACCGAGGCGCTGGATGCGGCGTGGAAACCGTCGGTGGCGGGCTTTGTCCTGCACAGCGAGGACCAGGGGCGGCGGCTGATCGTCGAATGCGATGCCGCACGGCCCCATGACTGGCGGCGGGCTCCCTACGAAGCATCGCTGCGGCGCTGGGCCGAGGCCGGAACGGAGGTTCTGGTCTTTGCGGGCCTGCGGGGCCTCAGGCTGGACCCGAGCGGGGACCGGCCGGTCAGGCGCGCCTAGCGAACGTCGACGCTCTGGGCGATGGCTTCGGCCAGGTCGCGATCCGCACCCTCCAGGCTGGACACCCAGACGTGGACTTCGCGCGGGGCGTCCGCACGCTGGAACAGATGCTCCATGGCCCGGCGGCGCCCATCTTCGGTAACCACGACGGAGACGCGGCCTGCGGCCTCGGCCATCTGGCCGTCATAGATCGGGAACTGGGACGCCGGACCGGCATAGATCATGGCGAAGGTCTGGTCGCCGCGCCGCACCGTATAGATGCGGAAGTCCGGTCCGGGGCGACCGGTGACCAGCTCGAACCCGGCCGGAAGGTCCAGCGTAAACGGCAGGGCGGCGCGGGCTGCGGCATCCAGAACGGTTACACCAGCCACCGGCGCCGGAGGTGCCTCGGCCGCCACGGCAGCCGCCGTGGGAGCAGGCGTGGCGACGCGAACCGGAGCAGCAGGAACCGAAGCGGCAGGCGCGCGAGCCGCAGCCGCCGGGGCCGTCGAGGTCGTGGGGGCCCGGCTCGCCGGCGGCGGTGCGGCCGTCACGGCCCGGGTGGGCGCTGCGGCAGCCGGGCGCGGCGCGGGGCTTGAAGCCGGGGCCGAGGGCGTGGTCGCGCTGGGCGCAGCGGCTGCGGGCTGCGTGGCTCTGGGCGCGGGTGCCGCAACCGGTGCCGGCACCGGCGTCGCAGCGATGTAAGGCGGGCCGCTGTTCAGGTCGCGGGTCAGATCGCTGCCCGGCCGAGCGGGGGCCGGTTGGCTCTGAGTTTGGCTCTGAGCCTGGGCGACCGAGGCGGCGCCGAGCAGGGCGAGGGTCAGGACGGAAAGGCCAGCTGCGTTCTTCATGACCCGAACATCGTCCTTCAGCCGGAGAACGGCAAGGCCCTGAGCGTATAGGCGACCACGGCCGTCACCGCAGCGGCGGCTACCGACAGGCCAACGAACCACATCAGGCGTGCCCACAGCGGGGCGGGACGATCGTCCGGCTCGGGCGGGGGGACAGGATCAATGATGATAGCCGACCTCCGTATCGATCTTGCCCCTGAAGACCCAATAGACCCAGCCCGTATAGGCCAGGATCAGCGGCAGGATCGCCACCGTGCCCACCAGCATCAGACCCAGAGAATTGTCCGGCGCGGCCGCCTGACGGAAATCCAGCGCATAGGGAACGACATAGGGAGCAAAACCTACGGCCAGACCCAGATAGCCGGACAGGAAGACCACCAGCGCCCCGACGAAGGGCCAGACGTGCGATCCGCGACGCGCCGTGGATACAATCATTGCCAGGCCGATCAGACCCAGCAGGGGGATGGCCAGCAGGGGCAGAAGGGTCGCCAGCTCCAGCGAGAAGCCCTGTGACAGGTCAAAGCCCCAGCGGGCCGCGACACGAGGGTGAATCACGAGGGTCGCCACACTGACCAGAGCCAGAAGGAGGGTCACGGCGACCGTGCTGACGGCGGTCCAGACACGGGCATCGCCATGCAGGTCGTCTTTGGTCTTCATCATCAGCCAGGTGCCCCCCAAGAGGGCATAGCCGGCGACCAGTCCCGCCGCGACCAGCAGGGCGTAGGGGGTGGCCCAGTCGAACTGTCCGCCCGCGAAACGGCCGTTCTCGACTGTCACGCCCTGGATGAAGCCCCCCAGGATCAAGCCCTGAGCAACGGCCGTCAGGATCGACCCTCCCGCAAAGGCCTGGGTCCAGAAAGCCCGGCCGCGCCGCACGGCCCGAAACCGGAACTCGAAAGCGACGCCGCGCAGGATCAGCCCCGCCAGCATCAACAGGACCGGCAGATAGAGGGCCGGCATCAACACCGAATAGGCCAGGGGGAAAGCGGCCAGCAGGCCCCCTCCCCCCAGTACCAGCCAGGTCTCGTTGCCGTCCCAGACGGGGGCGACGGTGTTCATCATCACGTCGCGATCTTCCTTCGACCGCGCGAAGGGAAACAGGATGCCGATGCCCAGATCGAACCCATCCAGCAGCACGTAGAGCAGCACGGCTATGGCGATCAGCCCGGCCCAGATCAGAGGAAGGTCGAGGCTCATGACGGGTCTCCGGGCGCGTCGTCGGGGGCCTGGGCCAGGGGCGTGCCGGGGGCACGGTCCTGGCGCGGATCGGGGTGACGCAGGGCGGCCACCGGTCCCTCGGCCATCAGGCGCAGGATGAACAGGGCCCCCGCTGTGAAGACGATGGAATAGACGATGATGTAGACGGTCAGGCTGGTTGCGACCTGGCTGGTCATCACCGGAGAGACGGCGTCACGGGTCCGCAGCACGCCATAGACGACCCAGGGCTGGCGGCCGACCTCGGTCACCATCCATCCGGCCAGCACGGCCAGAAAACCGGACGGTCCCATCAGGACGGCGAAGCGCAGAAACATCGGACTGTCGAACAGCTTTCGTCGCCAGATCAGGAAGGCCCCCCAGGCCCCGAGGCCGATCATCAGCAGGCCCAGGCCCACCATGATGCGGAAGCCGAAGAAGGGGATGAACGGCGGCGGCTGATCTTCGCGCGCATAGCTGTCCAGCCCCTTGATGACCTCGTCCCGGGGCAGGTTCTGGATCATGTTGCCGATACCGGGGATGGACACCTCGAAATGGTTCTTCTGCGCCTCCCGGTCCGGGATACCGAACAGGTGCAGCGGCTGGTCGGCGCGCGTTTCCCAATAGCCCTCGATCGCGGCGGTCTTGGCTGGTTGATATTTGTGCGTCACCTCGCCCGAGGCATGGCCGACGACCAACTGCAGCGGAGCCAGGACGGCGATCAGGCCAACGGCCATCACCAGAGAAATACGGCTTTCGGACCAGCCCTCGACATGGGTTCCCGCAGCGCGGTCCTTGAGCAAGCGATAAGCCGAGACGGCACCCACCACGAGGCCCGTGGTCAGGAAGGCGGCCAGCAACATGTGGGCAAAGCGGGTCGGCAGGCTGGGGTTGAAGATGACCGCCATATAGTCGGTGGCCTCAAAGGTTCCGTCGGCCATGATCTGGAAACCCTGAGGTGTCTGCATCCAGCTGTTGGCCGACAGGATCCAGAAGGCCGAGATGGTGGTGCCGATGGCCACCAGACAGGTGGCGACGAAATGCAGCCGGGGGCCGACCTTCTTCCAGCCGAACAACATCACGCCGAGGAAGGAAGCCTCCAGGAAGAAGGCGGTCAGAACCTCATAGGCCAGAAGGGGCCCGATCACCCCGCCGGTCAGTCGGATGAACTCGGACCAGTTGGTGCCGAACTGGTAGGACAGCACCACGCCGGAGACCACGCCCATGCCGAAGCTGAGGGCGAATATCTTTACCCAGAACAGATACAGCGTCTTGAACGCCTCACGCTTCGTCCACAGCCACAGACCCTCCAGCACCGCCAGATAGGCCGCCAGGCCGATGGTGAAGGCCGGAAACAGGATGTGGAAGGCAATGGTGAAGGCGAACTGCAGCCGCGACAGCAGAATGGCGTCGAAATCGGCGAGGGTCATGAGCGAATATCCCTAGATTGTTTAGGGCCTTACGCCTGCGAAGCCTCCATGTCCATGCGCGGGGTGCCGCGCGACGCTGCGCCACAGGTTCGCGCGAGGGGTCAGGCGGCCGCCAGTTCTACCCAGAAGGTCGCGCCCGCACCGGGAACGGAATCCACCCCGATCGATCCGCCCTGCAGCTCGGTCATCCGCTTGGCGAGGGCCAGCCCGATGCCGTGTCCCTCGACCGTCGAGCGCTCCAGACCCAGGCGATTGAACGGCTCGAACAGCTGGGTCTGCTTTTCGATCGACAGGCCAGGGCCCTTGTCGGCGACCTCGATGCGGACACCCGTCTGGATGCGCGATGCCCGGAAGGTGACCACCCCGCCCGAGGCTCCGTATTTGACGGCATTGGACGCCAGATTGCCGATCACTTGCGTGAGCCGTTGCGAGTCGGCCAAGGCCACCACCCCATCGCCTTCGCACACCATCTCCAGCCGCAGGCCGGCGGCATCGGGGCGCAAGGCCAGGCCACGGCGGACATCTTCAAGCACCCCGCATACGTCGGTGGGACGCAAATCCACCTTCACGGCCCCGGATTCGGCGCGTGCCACGTCAAGCAGATCGTGGGTCAGGGCCTCGACCTGGCGAGCAGTCTTGACCAGCATTGCCGCCATCTCGGCCTCGGTTTCCGTGACCGGACCCAGCTGGCCCGTCTGCCACAACTCGCCGATACCGATGATGCCCCCGACGGGGCTCTTGATCTCATGGGCCACATTCGCAAGCAGGCGCGATTTGGCCTCGGACGCACGCTCGGCGCGAACTTGCGCTGCGCGGGCACTGTCGGACATCCGATCGCGCTCCTCCAGGATCGAGGCAACCAGCAGAACGGGCATGCAGCCGAGCAGGACCATGATCTGAGCCAACATCGCCCGCTGGGCCAGGTTGAGCTCAGCCAGGGCGAAAGGCCCCGCCCCCGCCATGGCCCCACCCACGGCCATCACCGATACGATGACCAACCCCGTCGCCGTGCCCAGAACGCGAAAGCGAACCGCCACCAGGATCAGGAGGGGGATGATCGAAAAGGCAGCCGGGATGGTCAGCCAGCAGAACAAGGCCCAGCTGACCGCCGACAGACCGCCAAACACCACGACGGTCTCCAGCATCCGCATGGGTCGTCTGAGGACAGTCAGGTGCCGAGGCGCCAAGGCGACGCCAAAGGTGGCGATGACCGCCATGCCCATGGCGTGACCCATCCACCATGTGTGGAAGCTGTAGAATAAGGGAGTTCCGAAAATCCCTTGCAGGATGATGGCGCTGAACAGTGCCGCCGGCAGTGGCGCCAACACCGCTGTGCACAACAGGAAACGTCCCGCCCCATCGACACTGGCCAGATTCATGGACGGCACGAAACGGCGGACCAGAACGACCGCCGCCACGATCTCGATCATGTTGGCCAGCGTGAAGAGAACGGAAAGGACCGGCGGATTCCCGACCAGAAACTCGGCCACCAGAATGCCGACCGCGATCAGAGCCGCAAAGCAGAGGTCAAAGGTTGTGTCGCGGGCATGCCGCAGCCAGACGGCGACGGCCAGGCCGCTGGCCCCCCACAGTGCGGCGACCACACCGGCCGAGCGAGCGTAGCTGATGGCCAGGACGACGAGAATGACCACGCCGACAACCGTCGCCATCGGCGCCAGGGGTTCGGCAAAGAAGCCTTTTGACTTGGTGGCGGACACAGCGGAGCACCCGCTGGCAGCCGGCTTGGCCGCCGGTACCGAAGCCGTTCGAGTCAGGTCGAGCGCAGGGCTCAGGGACATCAGAGGATACTCAGCAGACGGGACCGGAACCCCATCTAGCCACAGCCTTCCTAATATCCCCTGAAACTCAGCCCACTTCCGCAAAAAGCGCGTTGAAGGCACGAACCGCGGCCGCAGGCCCGTCAGCGTGACCCCAGACCCCAGCGCTGACGGCCAGGAAGTCGGCACCGGCCGAGATCAGGACCGGTGCATTGTCCACGGTTATCCCGCCGATCGCCACACTGGGCACCGTCATGGTCTCCTGCCAGATCGACAGCAGTTCGGGATCGGGGCGATGCGTGGTGTCCTTGGTCGCGGTGTCGAAGAACGCTCCGAAAGCGACATAGTCCGCCCCAGCCTCCGAAGCCTCCATGGCGAGGTGTCGGCTGTCGTGGCAGGTGACGCCGATCATGGCATCGGCACCCAGCAGACGGCGCGCCTGGGCTGCGTCCATGTCTCCCTGCCCCAGATGCACGCCATCACAACCGAGGCTGAGGGCCAGGTCCGGGCGATCGTTCAGGATGACAGCCACGTCGCGAGATTGGGCCAGAGGCATCAGACGGCGCACAGCCTCGGCAATGACGTCGTCTGGCGCAGGCTTCAACCGGATCTGGATGGCCGCCACGTCGCCACCGTCAAGAGCGTCCTCGAGCAGGCCAGCGAAGGCCTCCAGGTCAGCGATAGCGGGCGGAGTGATGAGGTAAAGGCGGCAGAGAGGTGCCGCAGGAACGGGAGGGGTCTTGGCCATGGCCCGAAGTGCGACGCAAAGCCCGCGCGGTCAATGGTTGCCCTGATCCGCTATGCGGCACCATGTCTTCGCGGATGCGTTATGCGAACGCGTTGCAATCGCCCGTGGCCGTGATATGAAGAACCATTCTCAACACGTTCGGGTCGCCCCTTGTACGTCTGCAACTGTAACGGTCTTCGC
The genomic region above belongs to Brevundimonas vitisensis and contains:
- a CDS encoding pentapeptide repeat-containing protein, with amino-acid sequence MRHLILAVAVLALATPAMAQNAGQIARVQRGQSCAGCNLFQGDFGGLEARGINLSRARLRQADLSLSVLNRVSFRGADLRDVEAFGGVFSRSDFSGADLTNAGFVGAYLDGADFAGARLNGTNLSGARLTGAQGLTQRQLDSACGDEATILPGRLHVRAC
- a CDS encoding pentapeptide repeat-containing protein, with the translated sequence MSSSLTRVALALIAGLGVGVGTAAANTGEPAQVQFQDRDVARMVSLGGSCHRCELSGRDLSGASFTAAAFIGATLVGANLRGAELVGANFAGADFTRADLSGAEMVGANFTGANFSGANLSGAEIVGANLIRVDMGNANLSGAELSGANLNGAVLTRANMRDTEIFGATLANVSARGSDFSGAEVSASNLSNGDFRSVRFRDASLDSARLTGGQFDGADFSGASMNRTDVRGVDLSTVRGLTQEQVGRACGDANTRLPRGLTVRSCRGVMTAPPAPPRPPAPPRPRSYATNN
- the aspS gene encoding aspartate--tRNA ligase, with translation MHAYRSHTCGALRIQDAGSDVRLSGWVHRKRDHGGLLFIDLRDHYGLTQLVLHPETPGFEAVERLRAESVIRVDGQVVARDASVVNPNLPTGEIELKVVAVEVLSEAAELPLPVFGEPEYPEEIRLKHRYLDLRRETLHKNIVLRSKVISSIRRRMVDQGFLEYQTPILTASSPEGARDFLVPSRLHPGKFYALPQAPQQFKQLLMVSGFDRYFQIAPCFRDEDLRADRSLEFYQLDVEMSFVTQEDVFAAIEPVMHGVFEEFADGKRVDPYPFVRIPYREAIAKYGSDKPDLRNPIEMQDVSEHFRDGGFGLFNKILAADAMNAVWGIPAPKGGSRAFCDRMNSWAQGEGQPGLGYIFWSEDNNAWGGPIAKNLGEATDGMMKALGMGQGDAAFFVAGDPAVFHKFAGSARTKLGQDLNLISDDEFRFCWIVDFPMFEWSEEEKKVDFSHNPFSMPQGEMEALTTKDPLDILAYQYDIVCNGYELCSGAIRNHKADIMLKAFEIAGYDGSVVEEQFGGMLNAFRYGAPPHGGLAPGIDRIVMLLANQVAIREVIAFPLNQQGQDLLMSAPAEVQDRQYKELHIRSAAPLK
- a CDS encoding VOC family protein, with the translated sequence MREDGKLDYLEMPGGDLVATKAFYAEAFGWSFQDYGPTYAAFDQGLDGGFDADAAEAAKAPLPVLYAHDLEAMADKVTAAGGALTRAIYAFPGGRRFHFRDPAGNELAVWSES
- a CDS encoding YkgJ family cysteine cluster protein translates to MGVTALAKPAGKWCTHFSRSRGCGIYAARPDDCRVFNCLWLLTEALDAAWKPSVAGFVLHSEDQGRRLIVECDAARPHDWRRAPYEASLRRWAEAGTEVLVFAGLRGLRLDPSGDRPVRRA
- the cydB gene encoding cytochrome d ubiquinol oxidase subunit II; protein product: MSLDLPLIWAGLIAIAVLLYVLLDGFDLGIGILFPFARSKEDRDVMMNTVAPVWDGNETWLVLGGGGLLAAFPLAYSVLMPALYLPVLLMLAGLILRGVAFEFRFRAVRRGRAFWTQAFAGGSILTAVAQGLILGGFIQGVTVENGRFAGGQFDWATPYALLVAAGLVAGYALLGGTWLMMKTKDDLHGDARVWTAVSTVAVTLLLALVSVATLVIHPRVAARWGFDLSQGFSLELATLLPLLAIPLLGLIGLAMIVSTARRGSHVWPFVGALVVFLSGYLGLAVGFAPYVVPYALDFRQAAAPDNSLGLMLVGTVAILPLILAYTGWVYWVFRGKIDTEVGYHH
- a CDS encoding cytochrome ubiquinol oxidase subunit I — translated: MTLADFDAILLSRLQFAFTIAFHILFPAFTIGLAAYLAVLEGLWLWTKREAFKTLYLFWVKIFALSFGMGVVSGVVLSYQFGTNWSEFIRLTGGVIGPLLAYEVLTAFFLEASFLGVMLFGWKKVGPRLHFVATCLVAIGTTISAFWILSANSWMQTPQGFQIMADGTFEATDYMAVIFNPSLPTRFAHMLLAAFLTTGLVVGAVSAYRLLKDRAAGTHVEGWSESRISLVMAVGLIAVLAPLQLVVGHASGEVTHKYQPAKTAAIEGYWETRADQPLHLFGIPDREAQKNHFEVSIPGIGNMIQNLPRDEVIKGLDSYAREDQPPPFIPFFGFRIMVGLGLLMIGLGAWGAFLIWRRKLFDSPMFLRFAVLMGPSGFLAVLAGWMVTEVGRQPWVVYGVLRTRDAVSPVMTSQVATSLTVYIIVYSIVFTAGALFILRLMAEGPVAALRHPDPRQDRAPGTPLAQAPDDAPGDPS
- a CDS encoding sensor histidine kinase, whose translation is MSLSPALDLTRTASVPAAKPAASGCSAVSATKSKGFFAEPLAPMATVVGVVILVVLAISYARSAGVVAALWGASGLAVAVWLRHARDTTFDLCFAALIAVGILVAEFLVGNPPVLSVLFTLANMIEIVAAVVLVRRFVPSMNLASVDGAGRFLLCTAVLAPLPAALFSAIILQGIFGTPLFYSFHTWWMGHAMGMAVIATFGVALAPRHLTVLRRPMRMLETVVVFGGLSAVSWALFCWLTIPAAFSIIPLLILVAVRFRVLGTATGLVIVSVMAVGGAMAGAGPFALAELNLAQRAMLAQIMVLLGCMPVLLVASILEERDRMSDSARAAQVRAERASEAKSRLLANVAHEIKSPVGGIIGIGELWQTGQLGPVTETEAEMAAMLVKTARQVEALTHDLLDVARAESGAVKVDLRPTDVCGVLEDVRRGLALRPDAAGLRLEMVCEGDGVVALADSQRLTQVIGNLASNAVKYGASGGVVTFRASRIQTGVRIEVADKGPGLSIEKQTQLFEPFNRLGLERSTVEGHGIGLALAKRMTELQGGSIGVDSVPGAGATFWVELAAA
- the thiE gene encoding thiamine phosphate synthase, whose translation is MAKTPPVPAAPLCRLYLITPPAIADLEAFAGLLEDALDGGDVAAIQIRLKPAPDDVIAEAVRRLMPLAQSRDVAVILNDRPDLALSLGCDGVHLGQGDMDAAQARRLLGADAMIGVTCHDSRHLAMEASEAGADYVAFGAFFDTATKDTTHRPDPELLSIWQETMTVPSVAIGGITVDNAPVLISAGADFLAVSAGVWGHADGPAAAVRAFNALFAEVG